A region of Vespula vulgaris chromosome 1, iyVesVulg1.1, whole genome shotgun sequence DNA encodes the following proteins:
- the LOC127064606 gene encoding carotenoid isomerooxygenase isoform X2: MAEQSKSASLTKKCSLLSNDFDSFFEIENDTLIENNVTEDETNYWPNCDTSMWTRSCEYEVIDPIPGNVVGTVPKWLKGSLLRNGPGSLKVGDYTFNHLFDSSALLHRFEISDGHVTYQRRFVQTESYKKNKAAQRIVVSEFGTKAVPDPCQSIFKRIAAVFNPSESISDNTMISVYPLGDEYYTFTESPIIHRIDPETLETKGRVNVSNYVNIVSHTSHPHVMNDGTVYNVGLSITSHGPAYTVVCFSPARITIDETGEEKELTMFDQATIVATIPSRWFLNPSYMHTFGITENYFIIIEQPLAVSLPSMIARQIKQEAMIGCIKWHENKDTLIHVLSKQTGLVERTFIAEKFFYLHIINQFETRDRDYIVLDICCYRDAKMLECMYIETMKNLHKNPDYAKLFRGRPLRFILPMKKFSNDIPLEHNLINVKTVYQSAEIFEGFKLDEKSETNDKFIDENNFNEDTNFEEFKIKNEDHSKNLLERKATAHRLPNGNIFVKPELLCDLGCETPRINYDSYVGTEYRYFYAISSDVDIEHPGTLIKVDTVKKTKKIWCEKNVYPSEPIFVPDPHGKKEDDGVILSALLWGQDHETQAGLLILDAETFIELARATFDTPGPVPKCLHGWFTFNK, translated from the exons atggCAGAACAGAGTAAATCGGCATCACTAACGAAAAAGTGTTCACTTTTGTCGAACGACTTCGATAGCTTTTTTGAG atCGAGAATGATACTTTGATAGAAAACAATGTTACTGAAGATGAAACGAATTATTGGCCGAACTGTGATACATCTATGTGGACAAGATCGTGCGAATACGAAGTGATCGATCCGATTCCTGGAAATGTTGTTGGAACAGTACCAAAATGGTTGAAAGGTAGTTTGTTGAGAAATGGTCCTGGTAGTTTAAAAGTGGGAGATTATACTTTCAATCATCTGTTTGATAGTTCAGCGCTTTTGCACAG GTTTGAAATATCGGATGGACATGTAACTTATCAAAGAAGATTTGTGCAAACtgaaagttataaaaaaaataaagcagcGCAAAGAATCGTTGTATCGGAATTTGGTACAAAAGCAGTGCCAGATCCTTGTCAAAGTATTTTCAAAAG AATTGCTGCAGTATTTAATCCATCGGAAAGCATCTCTGATAACACGATGATATCAGTTTATCCACTTGGTGACGAATATTACACGTTCACGGAATCTCCCATAATCCATCGAATCGATCCAGAGACCTTGGAGACCAAGGGTAGA gTGAATGTATCAAATTACGTAAATATCGTTAGTCATACTTCTCATCCTCACGTGATGAACGATGGTACTGTTTATAACGTTGGACTCAGTATAACTTCGCATGGTCCTGCTTACACTGTTGTTTGTTTTTCACCTGCTCGAATTACTATTG aTGAAACTGGtgaagaaaaggaattaacCATGTTTGATCAAGCCACTATTGTTGCTACCATTCCTTCTAGATGGTTTCTAAATCCTTCCTATATGCATACTTTCGGCATCactgaaaattatttcattatcattgaACAACCTTTGGCCGTTTCTCTTCCAAGTATGATAGCTCGTCAAATTAAACAGGAAGCTATGATAGGTTGCATAAAGTGGCATGAAAATAAAGAC aCACTCATACACGTATTATCGAAACAGACTGGTCTGGTAGAGAGAACTTTTATCGCTGAGAAATTTTTCTACCtacatattattaatcaatttgaAACTCGTGACAGAGATTACATCGTTCTTGATATCTGTTGTTATCGAGATGCAAAAATGTTGgaatgtatgtacattgaAACGATGAAG aatttaCATAAGAATCCAGATTACGCTAAATTATTTCGTGGCAGACCCTTACGTTTCATTTTaccaatgaaaaaattttcgaacgaCATCCCTTTGGaacataatttaataaatgttaaaacgGTCTATCAGAGCGCAGAAATATTTGAAGGATTCAAACTTGATGAGAAAAGTGAAActaacgataaatttattgacGAGAATAATTTCAACGAAGATACTAACTTTGAggaattcaaaataaaaaatgaggaTCACAGTAAAAATCTTCTTGAAAGAAAAGCCACGGCTCATAGGCTACCAAATGGCAATATCTTCGTTAAACCGGAGCTTCTTTGCGATCTAGGCTGTGAAACACCTCGTATAAATTACGATTCTTATGTTGGAACGGAGTACCGTTACTTTTATGCGATATCCAGTGACGTTGATATAGAACATCCTGGCACG CTCATCAAAGTGGACACAgtgaaaaaaacgaagaaaatatggtGCGAAAAAAACGTTTACCCGAGTGAACCAATTTTTGTACCTGACCCACACGGAAAG AAGGAGGACGATGGAGTGATCTTGAGTGCTCTTTTATGGGGTCAAGATCATGAGACACAAGCTGGTTTACTGATTTTAGATGCCGAAACTTTTATCGAACTTGCCAGAGCTACTTTCGATACACCGGGACCTGTACCAAAGTGTTTACATGGCTGGTTTAcattcaataaataa
- the LOC127064606 gene encoding carotenoid isomerooxygenase isoform X1, with product MKRMSYHRSRSTADLCSLNAIDDLINEKYMKTSNTSFDIENDTLIENNVTEDETNYWPNCDTSMWTRSCEYEVIDPIPGNVVGTVPKWLKGSLLRNGPGSLKVGDYTFNHLFDSSALLHRFEISDGHVTYQRRFVQTESYKKNKAAQRIVVSEFGTKAVPDPCQSIFKRIAAVFNPSESISDNTMISVYPLGDEYYTFTESPIIHRIDPETLETKGRVNVSNYVNIVSHTSHPHVMNDGTVYNVGLSITSHGPAYTVVCFSPARITIDETGEEKELTMFDQATIVATIPSRWFLNPSYMHTFGITENYFIIIEQPLAVSLPSMIARQIKQEAMIGCIKWHENKDTLIHVLSKQTGLVERTFIAEKFFYLHIINQFETRDRDYIVLDICCYRDAKMLECMYIETMKNLHKNPDYAKLFRGRPLRFILPMKKFSNDIPLEHNLINVKTVYQSAEIFEGFKLDEKSETNDKFIDENNFNEDTNFEEFKIKNEDHSKNLLERKATAHRLPNGNIFVKPELLCDLGCETPRINYDSYVGTEYRYFYAISSDVDIEHPGTLIKVDTVKKTKKIWCEKNVYPSEPIFVPDPHGKKEDDGVILSALLWGQDHETQAGLLILDAETFIELARATFDTPGPVPKCLHGWFTFNK from the exons ATGAAACGTATGAGCTATCATCGATCGCGATCTACCGCGGATTTATGTTCTTTAAATGCTATCGATGATCTTATAAACGAGAAGTATATGAAAACGTCGAACACTTCTTTTGAT atCGAGAATGATACTTTGATAGAAAACAATGTTACTGAAGATGAAACGAATTATTGGCCGAACTGTGATACATCTATGTGGACAAGATCGTGCGAATACGAAGTGATCGATCCGATTCCTGGAAATGTTGTTGGAACAGTACCAAAATGGTTGAAAGGTAGTTTGTTGAGAAATGGTCCTGGTAGTTTAAAAGTGGGAGATTATACTTTCAATCATCTGTTTGATAGTTCAGCGCTTTTGCACAG GTTTGAAATATCGGATGGACATGTAACTTATCAAAGAAGATTTGTGCAAACtgaaagttataaaaaaaataaagcagcGCAAAGAATCGTTGTATCGGAATTTGGTACAAAAGCAGTGCCAGATCCTTGTCAAAGTATTTTCAAAAG AATTGCTGCAGTATTTAATCCATCGGAAAGCATCTCTGATAACACGATGATATCAGTTTATCCACTTGGTGACGAATATTACACGTTCACGGAATCTCCCATAATCCATCGAATCGATCCAGAGACCTTGGAGACCAAGGGTAGA gTGAATGTATCAAATTACGTAAATATCGTTAGTCATACTTCTCATCCTCACGTGATGAACGATGGTACTGTTTATAACGTTGGACTCAGTATAACTTCGCATGGTCCTGCTTACACTGTTGTTTGTTTTTCACCTGCTCGAATTACTATTG aTGAAACTGGtgaagaaaaggaattaacCATGTTTGATCAAGCCACTATTGTTGCTACCATTCCTTCTAGATGGTTTCTAAATCCTTCCTATATGCATACTTTCGGCATCactgaaaattatttcattatcattgaACAACCTTTGGCCGTTTCTCTTCCAAGTATGATAGCTCGTCAAATTAAACAGGAAGCTATGATAGGTTGCATAAAGTGGCATGAAAATAAAGAC aCACTCATACACGTATTATCGAAACAGACTGGTCTGGTAGAGAGAACTTTTATCGCTGAGAAATTTTTCTACCtacatattattaatcaatttgaAACTCGTGACAGAGATTACATCGTTCTTGATATCTGTTGTTATCGAGATGCAAAAATGTTGgaatgtatgtacattgaAACGATGAAG aatttaCATAAGAATCCAGATTACGCTAAATTATTTCGTGGCAGACCCTTACGTTTCATTTTaccaatgaaaaaattttcgaacgaCATCCCTTTGGaacataatttaataaatgttaaaacgGTCTATCAGAGCGCAGAAATATTTGAAGGATTCAAACTTGATGAGAAAAGTGAAActaacgataaatttattgacGAGAATAATTTCAACGAAGATACTAACTTTGAggaattcaaaataaaaaatgaggaTCACAGTAAAAATCTTCTTGAAAGAAAAGCCACGGCTCATAGGCTACCAAATGGCAATATCTTCGTTAAACCGGAGCTTCTTTGCGATCTAGGCTGTGAAACACCTCGTATAAATTACGATTCTTATGTTGGAACGGAGTACCGTTACTTTTATGCGATATCCAGTGACGTTGATATAGAACATCCTGGCACG CTCATCAAAGTGGACACAgtgaaaaaaacgaagaaaatatggtGCGAAAAAAACGTTTACCCGAGTGAACCAATTTTTGTACCTGACCCACACGGAAAG AAGGAGGACGATGGAGTGATCTTGAGTGCTCTTTTATGGGGTCAAGATCATGAGACACAAGCTGGTTTACTGATTTTAGATGCCGAAACTTTTATCGAACTTGCCAGAGCTACTTTCGATACACCGGGACCTGTACCAAAGTGTTTACATGGCTGGTTTAcattcaataaataa
- the LOC127064606 gene encoding carotenoid isomerooxygenase isoform X3, with protein MWTRSCEYEVIDPIPGNVVGTVPKWLKGSLLRNGPGSLKVGDYTFNHLFDSSALLHRFEISDGHVTYQRRFVQTESYKKNKAAQRIVVSEFGTKAVPDPCQSIFKRIAAVFNPSESISDNTMISVYPLGDEYYTFTESPIIHRIDPETLETKGRVNVSNYVNIVSHTSHPHVMNDGTVYNVGLSITSHGPAYTVVCFSPARITIDETGEEKELTMFDQATIVATIPSRWFLNPSYMHTFGITENYFIIIEQPLAVSLPSMIARQIKQEAMIGCIKWHENKDTLIHVLSKQTGLVERTFIAEKFFYLHIINQFETRDRDYIVLDICCYRDAKMLECMYIETMKNLHKNPDYAKLFRGRPLRFILPMKKFSNDIPLEHNLINVKTVYQSAEIFEGFKLDEKSETNDKFIDENNFNEDTNFEEFKIKNEDHSKNLLERKATAHRLPNGNIFVKPELLCDLGCETPRINYDSYVGTEYRYFYAISSDVDIEHPGTLIKVDTVKKTKKIWCEKNVYPSEPIFVPDPHGKKEDDGVILSALLWGQDHETQAGLLILDAETFIELARATFDTPGPVPKCLHGWFTFNK; from the exons ATGTGGACAAGATCGTGCGAATACGAAGTGATCGATCCGATTCCTGGAAATGTTGTTGGAACAGTACCAAAATGGTTGAAAGGTAGTTTGTTGAGAAATGGTCCTGGTAGTTTAAAAGTGGGAGATTATACTTTCAATCATCTGTTTGATAGTTCAGCGCTTTTGCACAG GTTTGAAATATCGGATGGACATGTAACTTATCAAAGAAGATTTGTGCAAACtgaaagttataaaaaaaataaagcagcGCAAAGAATCGTTGTATCGGAATTTGGTACAAAAGCAGTGCCAGATCCTTGTCAAAGTATTTTCAAAAG AATTGCTGCAGTATTTAATCCATCGGAAAGCATCTCTGATAACACGATGATATCAGTTTATCCACTTGGTGACGAATATTACACGTTCACGGAATCTCCCATAATCCATCGAATCGATCCAGAGACCTTGGAGACCAAGGGTAGA gTGAATGTATCAAATTACGTAAATATCGTTAGTCATACTTCTCATCCTCACGTGATGAACGATGGTACTGTTTATAACGTTGGACTCAGTATAACTTCGCATGGTCCTGCTTACACTGTTGTTTGTTTTTCACCTGCTCGAATTACTATTG aTGAAACTGGtgaagaaaaggaattaacCATGTTTGATCAAGCCACTATTGTTGCTACCATTCCTTCTAGATGGTTTCTAAATCCTTCCTATATGCATACTTTCGGCATCactgaaaattatttcattatcattgaACAACCTTTGGCCGTTTCTCTTCCAAGTATGATAGCTCGTCAAATTAAACAGGAAGCTATGATAGGTTGCATAAAGTGGCATGAAAATAAAGAC aCACTCATACACGTATTATCGAAACAGACTGGTCTGGTAGAGAGAACTTTTATCGCTGAGAAATTTTTCTACCtacatattattaatcaatttgaAACTCGTGACAGAGATTACATCGTTCTTGATATCTGTTGTTATCGAGATGCAAAAATGTTGgaatgtatgtacattgaAACGATGAAG aatttaCATAAGAATCCAGATTACGCTAAATTATTTCGTGGCAGACCCTTACGTTTCATTTTaccaatgaaaaaattttcgaacgaCATCCCTTTGGaacataatttaataaatgttaaaacgGTCTATCAGAGCGCAGAAATATTTGAAGGATTCAAACTTGATGAGAAAAGTGAAActaacgataaatttattgacGAGAATAATTTCAACGAAGATACTAACTTTGAggaattcaaaataaaaaatgaggaTCACAGTAAAAATCTTCTTGAAAGAAAAGCCACGGCTCATAGGCTACCAAATGGCAATATCTTCGTTAAACCGGAGCTTCTTTGCGATCTAGGCTGTGAAACACCTCGTATAAATTACGATTCTTATGTTGGAACGGAGTACCGTTACTTTTATGCGATATCCAGTGACGTTGATATAGAACATCCTGGCACG CTCATCAAAGTGGACACAgtgaaaaaaacgaagaaaatatggtGCGAAAAAAACGTTTACCCGAGTGAACCAATTTTTGTACCTGACCCACACGGAAAG AAGGAGGACGATGGAGTGATCTTGAGTGCTCTTTTATGGGGTCAAGATCATGAGACACAAGCTGGTTTACTGATTTTAGATGCCGAAACTTTTATCGAACTTGCCAGAGCTACTTTCGATACACCGGGACCTGTACCAAAGTGTTTACATGGCTGGTTTAcattcaataaataa